One window from the genome of Thermoanaerobaculales bacterium encodes:
- the secE gene encoding preprotein translocase subunit SecE, which yields MQWWKRLKAFLSEVVVETKKVTWPTKQEVINTTTVVVIASFIFGVYLYLCDLVFVFMTQRIFRIFGVFS from the coding sequence ATGCAGTGGTGGAAACGCCTCAAGGCCTTTCTGTCCGAGGTCGTGGTCGAAACCAAGAAGGTGACGTGGCCGACCAAGCAGGAGGTCATCAACACCACGACGGTGGTCGTGATCGCGTCGTTCATCTTCGGCGTGTATCTCTACCTCTGCGACCTCGTGTTCGTGTTCATGACCCAGAGGATATTCCGCATCTTCGGTGTCTTCTCGTGA